From the Penicillium oxalicum strain HP7-1 chromosome V, whole genome shotgun sequence genome, one window contains:
- a CDS encoding 60S ribosomal protein L39, protein MPSHKTFRTKQKLAKAQKQNRPIPQWIRLRTGNTIRYNAKRRHWRKTRLGI, encoded by the exons ATGCCG AGCCACAAGACTTTCCGCACCAAGCAGAAGCTTGCCAAAGCTCAGAAGCAGAACCGCCCCATCCCTCAGTGGATTCGTCTGCGCACCGGCAACACCATCAG ATACAACGCCAAGCGACGACACTGGCGCAAGACCCGTCTGGGTATCTAA
- a CDS encoding E3 ubiquitin ligase complex SCF subunit sconC, with the protein MSSQITLTSSDGVDITLDRAVAERSILIKNMLEDLGDCGEAIPIPNVNEAVLKKVIEWCEHHKNDPVTAADDDDNRRKTTDIDEWDQKFMQVDQEMLFEIILAANYLDIKALLDVGCKTVANMIKGKSPEEIRKTFNIQNDFTPEEEDQIRRENEWAEE; encoded by the exons ATGTCTTCTCAAATCACCTTGACTAGCAGCGATGGTGTTGATATCACCCTTG ACCGCGCTGTTGCTGAGCGCTCGATCCTGATCAAGAACATGCTTGAGGACCTCGGTGACTGCGGCGAGGCCATTCCCATCCCCAAC GTCAACGAGGCCGTTCTTAAGAAGGTTATTGAGTGGTGCGAGCACCACAAGAACGACCCCGTTACCGctgccgacgatgatgacaaCCGCCGCAAGACCACCGACATCGACGAGTGGGATCAGAAGTTCATGCAGGTTGACCAGGAGATGCTGTTCGAGATCATTCTC GCGGCCAACTACCTCGACATCAAGGCCCTCCTTGACGTCGGCTGCAAGACCGTCGCAAACATGATCAAGGGCAAGTCTCCTGAGGAGATCCGGAAGACTTTCAACATCCAGAATGACTTCAcgcccgaggaggaggaccagATTCGTCGTGAGAACGAGTGGGCCGAGGAGTAA
- a CDS encoding GPI mannosyltransferase 4 has product MWRRTYLLLLVIRVYFALSPSYLHPDENFQGPEVYAGRVLGYPSKLPWEFTAEHPIRSVFPIWLIYEVPMSLMKWFYTETGGGSPPPQLVYYTLRGGMFLLSFVLEDWAVYELVPSPRDRRATVVLVASSYVTWTYQTHTFSNSLETLLVAWSLVLIRRILENKQRSSYFSYAVFSFIIVVGIFNRITFPAFLLIPGLQLLPYFRRKPSSLLAIVGFGIFFTLIAITDDTIFYRPSFSFLAGVRHPVITPLNNLLYNSDTSNLANHGLHPRHQHFTVNLIQLLGPAYIVMILSIFRKPSIPKWLRNVRATSALSATLLLSIFPHQEPRFLIPCVPLILSCIRIRRSRIFLAAWIIFNVAMGFLMGVYHQGGIVPAQLAMRDIISTNTASQGVKSNPDTSVFWWKTYSPPHWLLGAGNSSTPAIATLDLMGISGLELIRRLDQAVPPCGTISPVYLVAPTSANFLDEYTATGTPRTPDLQLYRLWSYRKHLNLDDLDFGDDGVVPTLKRVVGRRGLGVYSVRRSCK; this is encoded by the exons ATGTGGAGACGGACTtacctgctgctgctggtgatTCGTGTTTACTTTGCGCTCTCGCCCAGCTATCTACATCCTGATGAGAATTTCCAGGGCCCCGAGGTTTATGCTG GTCGGGTCCTCGGCTACCCCTCCAAGCTTCCTTGGGAGTTCACCGCCGAACATCCCATAAGAAGCGTGTTCCCGATATGGCTGATCTACGAGGTTCCCATGAGCCTGATGAAATGGTTCTACACGGAAACGGGTGGTGGCAGTCCACCCCCTCAACTGGTGTACTACACTTTGCGTGGTGGCATGTTCCTGCTGAGTTTTGTACTTGAGGACTGGGCTGTGTATGAGTTGGTGCCATCCCCGCGCGACCGTCGCGCAACAGTTGTCCTGGTGGCCTCGTCATATGTCACCTGGACATATCAGACGCACACTTTCTCCAACTCTCTGGAAACCTTATTGGTCGCCTGGAGCTTGGTTTTAATTCGCCGCATACTCGAGAACAAG CAACGCTCTTCTTACTTCTCGTATGCCGTGTTTTCCTTCATCATTGTGGTCGGAATTTTCAATCGCATCACTTTCCCCGCGTTCTTACTCATTCCTGGTCTGCAATTGTTGCCATACTTCAGGCGCAA ACCAAGCTCGCTTCTCGCTATTGTTGGATtcggcatcttcttcactctGATCGCAATCACCGACGACACAATCTTCTACCGCCCGTCCTTTTCCTTCCTCGCTGGCGTGCGCCATCCCGTCATCACACCATTGAACAACCTTCTCTACAACTCCGATACCTCCAACCTCGCTAACCACGGCCTCCATCCACGCCACCAGCATTTCACAGTGAACCTCATTCAGCTGCTTGGACCAGCCTACATCGTCATgattctctccatcttccgcAAACCATCTATTCCGAAGTGGTTGCGCAATGTGCGGGCAACCTCCGCCCTCTCCGcaaccctcctcctctctaTTTTCCCCCACCAAGAACCACGCTTCCTCATCCCGTGCGTCCCTCTCATCCTCAGCTGCATTCGGATCCGGCGGTCGCGCATTTTCCTCGCAGCTTGGATCATCTTCAACGTAGCCATGGGCTTCCTCATGGGCGTCTATCATCAAGGGGGTATCGTCCCTGCCCAGCTGGCCATGCGcgacatcatctccaccaacACCGCTTCACAGGGTGTCAAGTCGAACCCAGATACGTCGGTATTCTGGTGGAAGACATATTCCCCTCCGCACTGGCTGCTCGGTGCTGGGAATAGTTCCACACCTGCGATCGCCACTCTCGATCTGATGGGTATTTCGGGCCTAGAGCTTATTCGACGTCTGGACCAGGCGGTACCGCCATGTGGGACCATCTCGCCGGTTTACCTTGTCGCGCCGACGTCGGCAAATTTCCTGGACGAGTACACCGCTACAGGAACTCCTCGTACGCCAGATCTTCAACTCTACCGCCTGTGGAGTTACCGCAAACATCTCAATTTGGATGATTTGGACTTTGGGGACGACGGCGTGGTTCCGACCCTGAAGCGGGTTGTTGGCCGACGTGGCCTGGGGGTTTACTCTGTCCGGCGAAGCTGCAAATAA
- a CDS encoding UV excision repair protein rhp23, with the protein MKLTFKDLKQAKFVVEIEPSATVGQLKEKVAQEKPDYGSGMKIIYSGKILQDDKTVESYNIEEKDFLVCLPGKQPKAATSSSAASSTPSTPAPKQSAATPAAPAPAAPAPAARSTPAVPATPSPAGGAAAQAGEPAAFGDPSALAMGGAAEGAMAQMEAMGFERPMVERAMRAAFFNPDRAIEYLLNGIPESAQREQQQREQEQHQEQTETQAEVPAAGAATGGDQPFNMFEAAAQANEGGGRGARSGGAGGAAGSDASLDFLRSNPHFQQLRQLVQQQPQMLEPILQQVAAGNPHIAQIIGQNSEQFLQLLAEDLGEDDEALPPGTQAISVTEEERDAIERLCRLGFSRDTVIQAYFACDKNEELAANFLFDQPDEDED; encoded by the exons ATGAAGCTCACGTTCAAG GACCTCAAGCAGGCCAAATTTGTGGTCGAGATTGAACCCTCAGCGACT GTTGGACAGCTCAAGGAAAAGGTTGCTCAAGAAAAGCCCGACTATGGCTCAGGGATGAAGATCATTTATTCTG GCAAGATCCTACAAGATGACAAGACTGTTGAATCTTACAACATTGAAGAGAAGGATTTCCTAGTCTGCCTGCCCGGCAAG CAACCCAAGGCTGCTACTTCCTCCTCTGCTGCTTCGTCCACTCCCTCTACTCCCGCACCCAAGCAATCTGCTGCGACACCTGCCGCTCCCGCTCCCGCCGCGCCCGCGCCTGCTGCTCGTTCTACGCCCGCTGTACCCGCGACTCCTTCTCCAGCTGGGGGCGCGGCCGCTCAGGCCGGTGAGCCTGCCGCGTTTGGTGATCCCTCGGCTTTGGCCATGGGTGGTGCTGCCGAGGGTGCTATGGCGCAGATGGAGGCGATGGGCTTTGAGAGACCTATGGTCGAGCGGGCCATGCGCGCTGCTTTCTTCAACCCAGACCGTGCCATTGAATATCTGCTGAAT GGTATTCCCGAGAGCGCCCAGCGCGAGCAACAGCAGAGAGAGCAGGAGCAACATCAGGAGCAAACTGAGACCCAGGCCGAGGTACCCGCGGCAGGCGCAGCTACTGGCGGAGACCAGCCTTTCAACATGTTCGAAGCAGCTGCGCAAGCCAACGAGggcggtggccgtggtgcGCGATCTGGCGGTGCGGGTGGTGCGGCTGGGAGCGATGCTAGCCTGGACTTCCTCCGCAGCAATCCCCATTTCCAACAGCTCCGTCAGCTCGTTCAGCAGCAGCCCCAGATGTTGGAGCCTATCCTGCAGCAGGTGGCCGCGGGCAACCCCCACATTGCCCAAATCATTGGGCAAAATTCCGAACAGTTCCTGCAACTTCTTGCGGAAGACCTtggtgaggacgatgaggctCTGCCTCCGGGCACTCAGGCCATCTCAGTcacggaggaggagcgagatGCCATCGAGCGG TTGTGCCGTCTTGGATTCTCCCGGGATACTGTCATCCAGGCCTACTTTGCCTGTGACAAGAATGAGGAGCTGGCTGCCAACTTCTTGTTTGACCAGcccgatgaggatgaggattaG